A stretch of the Tannerella serpentiformis genome encodes the following:
- a CDS encoding Cof-type HAD-IIB family hydrolase, translated as MKYKMIVLDVDGTLLTDEQTISARTRATLLKVQQMGVRVVLASGRPTHGVMPLARALELDKNGGFVLSYNGAQIIHVPTGERVFERRIDPQFMAYLERGARKRGFTIFTYREDRIVTSNAGNAHVQHEARLSGMRVEEAANWAEAVDFSPCKVMLVSDDEAALVGLEEHWRRRLAGVLDVLRSEDYYLEVVSESVDKSNTLTVLLEKEGIDPTDVVAIGDGVRDVPMLQLAGLGVAMGNAQDSVKACADVVTLTNAEDGVAVALEKAILAEIRDTAIPLDKLNESGRHALMGNLGIQYTYAAKGRVEATMPVDERTRQPFGILHGGASLALAETVAGLGSMILCQPDEMMVGMQVSGNHVSSAHEGDTVRAVATVIHQGRSSHVWDVNIYTSTDKLVSSVRVVNSVMKKR; from the coding sequence ATGAAGTATAAGATGATTGTGCTCGATGTGGACGGCACACTGCTTACGGATGAACAAACGATCAGCGCACGCACCCGCGCCACGCTGCTCAAGGTGCAACAGATGGGCGTGCGCGTGGTGCTGGCCTCGGGGCGGCCAACGCACGGCGTGATGCCGTTGGCGAGGGCGTTAGAACTGGATAAAAACGGCGGTTTTGTGCTGTCGTACAATGGCGCGCAGATCATTCATGTGCCGACCGGCGAGCGCGTGTTCGAACGGCGGATCGATCCGCAATTCATGGCCTACTTGGAGCGTGGAGCGCGGAAGCGTGGCTTCACCATCTTCACTTATCGCGAGGATCGGATCGTGACGAGCAACGCTGGGAACGCGCATGTGCAGCATGAGGCCAGGCTGAGTGGGATGCGTGTGGAAGAGGCGGCGAACTGGGCCGAGGCGGTGGACTTTTCGCCGTGTAAGGTGATGCTGGTTAGCGATGATGAGGCGGCGCTCGTGGGCCTCGAGGAGCATTGGCGGCGACGGCTGGCGGGCGTGCTGGACGTGTTGCGGTCGGAGGATTATTACCTGGAGGTGGTGTCCGAGTCGGTCGACAAGTCGAACACGCTCACGGTGCTGCTGGAGAAGGAGGGGATCGACCCGACGGACGTGGTGGCCATCGGCGACGGTGTCCGTGACGTGCCGATGCTCCAGCTGGCGGGCCTGGGCGTGGCGATGGGCAACGCGCAGGATTCAGTCAAGGCCTGCGCCGACGTGGTGACGCTGACGAACGCCGAGGACGGTGTGGCGGTGGCGCTCGAAAAGGCCATCCTGGCCGAGATCCGCGATACGGCCATCCCACTCGATAAGCTCAACGAATCGGGTCGGCATGCGCTGATGGGCAACCTCGGCATCCAATACACCTACGCCGCAAAGGGTCGCGTGGAAGCCACTATGCCCGTCGATGAGCGCACACGGCAACCGTTCGGCATCCTGCACGGCGGCGCCTCCTTGGCACTCGCCGAGACGGTGGCCGGCCTCGGGTCGATGATCCTCTGTCAGCCGGACGAGATGATGGTCGGCATGCAGGTGAGCGGCAATCACGTCTCCTCGGCACACGAGGGCGATACGGTGCGCGCCGTGGCCACGGTGATTCATCAAGGTCGCTCGTCGCACGTCTGGGACGTGAACATCTACACCTCTACCGACAAGCTCGTCTCCTCCGTCCGCGTGGTCAACAGCGTGATGAAGAAGCGCTGA
- a CDS encoding cyclodeaminase/cyclohydrolase family protein, translated as MELKSLSVKEFIDKVTGNDPVPGGGSVSALNGSLAASLAAMVANLTVGRKKYAEVNDEMEQISARMTEQSAKLLADVDRDAEAYDRVFAAFKLPKETDEEKAVRKEAIQRETKYAAEVPMEVARTASALLPMIDAAARRGNSNAVTDATVAMMCARTAVIGALLNVRINLTSITDEAFVKTMTEEADRLEAAAVEAEHKLLEYVKAHAFN; from the coding sequence ATGGAACTCAAGAGTTTATCCGTAAAGGAATTTATTGACAAAGTGACCGGCAACGATCCCGTGCCGGGAGGCGGAAGCGTTTCCGCATTGAACGGTTCGCTGGCGGCATCGCTGGCGGCCATGGTAGCCAATCTCACCGTAGGCCGTAAGAAGTACGCCGAGGTGAACGACGAGATGGAGCAGATCTCTGCCCGTATGACAGAGCAGTCAGCAAAGCTGTTGGCCGACGTAGATCGTGACGCCGAGGCGTACGACCGCGTCTTTGCCGCCTTCAAGTTGCCCAAAGAGACCGACGAAGAGAAGGCCGTGCGTAAGGAGGCCATCCAACGCGAGACGAAGTATGCCGCCGAGGTGCCGATGGAGGTAGCCCGCACAGCCAGCGCGTTGTTGCCGATGATTGACGCCGCCGCGCGTCGTGGCAATAGCAACGCCGTGACCGACGCCACAGTGGCCATGATGTGTGCCCGCACGGCTGTCATCGGTGCCCTGCTGAACGTCCGTATCAACCTCACCTCGATCACGGATGAGGCTTTCGTCAAAACCATGACGGAAGAGGCCGACCGCCTAGAGGCCGCTGCCGTGGAGGCCGAACACAAGCTGCTGGAGTATGTCAAAGCCCATGCGTTCAACTAA
- the tyrS gene encoding tyrosine--tRNA ligase, producing the protein MNFIEELRWRGMIHDMMPGTEECLQQGMTSAYVGIDPTADSLHIGHLVGVMMLRHFQRAGHRPIALVGGATGMIGDPSMKSAERNLLDEPTLRHNQECIKRQLAKFLDFDSDAPNAAKLVNNYDWMKDYTFLNFIRDIGKHITVNYMMAKDSVKKRLSADSNVGMSFTEFSYQLLQGYDFMFLYQHENCRLQMGGSDQWGNITTGTELIRRELGGEAYALTCPLITKADGGKFGKTESGNVWLDPRYTSPYAFYQFWLNVSDADAAKYIKIFTSLTRDEIDALEREQADAPHLRPLQKRLAREITTMVHSAAEYETAVEASNILFGGATSDALRRLDEAMLLAVFEGVPQFEIARDALSGGIKAVDLCTSHAAVFASKGEMRKLVQNGGVSLNKEKLTDPESVVQTDALVAGKYLLVQRGKKNYYLLIAK; encoded by the coding sequence ATGAACTTTATAGAAGAACTGAGATGGAGGGGCATGATCCACGACATGATGCCCGGAACGGAAGAATGTTTGCAACAAGGCATGACCTCGGCCTACGTCGGCATTGATCCCACAGCCGACTCGCTGCATATCGGACACCTGGTCGGCGTGATGATGCTCCGTCACTTCCAACGCGCTGGACATCGGCCCATCGCCCTTGTCGGCGGTGCCACCGGTATGATCGGCGACCCCTCGATGAAGTCCGCCGAGCGCAACCTCCTCGACGAACCCACCCTCCGACACAACCAAGAGTGCATCAAGCGTCAGCTGGCCAAGTTCCTTGACTTCGACTCCGATGCACCCAACGCCGCCAAGCTGGTCAATAACTACGACTGGATGAAGGATTACACCTTCCTCAACTTCATCCGCGACATCGGCAAGCACATCACCGTGAACTATATGATGGCCAAAGACTCCGTCAAGAAGCGCCTCAGCGCCGATTCGAACGTAGGCATGTCGTTCACCGAGTTCTCCTACCAGCTGCTCCAGGGTTACGACTTCATGTTCCTCTATCAGCACGAAAACTGCCGCCTGCAGATGGGTGGCAGCGATCAGTGGGGCAACATCACCACCGGCACAGAGCTGATCCGACGCGAACTCGGCGGCGAGGCCTACGCCTTGACTTGTCCCCTGATCACCAAGGCCGACGGCGGTAAGTTCGGTAAGACCGAGTCCGGCAACGTCTGGCTCGACCCGCGCTATACCTCGCCCTACGCCTTCTACCAGTTCTGGCTCAACGTCAGCGACGCCGACGCCGCCAAGTACATCAAAATCTTCACCTCCCTCACCCGCGACGAGATCGACGCCCTCGAGCGCGAGCAGGCCGACGCCCCCCACCTGCGCCCGCTTCAGAAGCGCCTGGCCCGCGAGATCACCACGATGGTGCACTCCGCTGCCGAATACGAGACGGCCGTCGAGGCCTCCAACATCCTCTTCGGCGGCGCCACCTCCGACGCCCTCCGCCGCCTCGACGAGGCCATGCTGCTGGCCGTCTTCGAAGGCGTTCCGCAGTTCGAGATCGCCCGCGACGCCCTCTCGGGCGGCATCAAAGCCGTCGACCTCTGCACGTCGCACGCCGCCGTTTTCGCCTCCAAAGGCGAGATGCGCAAGCTGGTCCAGAACGGTGGTGTGAGCCTCAACAAAGAGAAGCTCACCGACCCCGAAAGCGTAGTCCAGACCGACGCCTTAGTCGCCGGAAAATACCTCCTTGTGCAGCGCGGTAAGAAGAATTACTACCTCCTGATTGCAAAATAG
- the hutI gene encoding imidazolonepropionase: protein MKNLIIKNASQVVTCSGFAGKRGREMNDLHVIEGGTVVVTEGRISHVLRAGEELPVEKKRYTVIDATGKALLPGFVDPHTHFVFGGYREEEFSWRMRGDSYMEIMNRGGGIVNTTRATREASEDELFEVGRRRLDAMLRLGITTVEGKSGYGLDRDTEMKQLRVMRRLNEAHPADVVPTFMGAHATPAEWKGREDAFIDFNIREMFPLVAKEGLAEFADIFCEKDVFTIEQSRRYLQAAREQGFKLKIHADEIVQFGGAELAGELHCISADHLLQASDAGIRAMADAGVVATLLPLTAFSLRETFARGREMIDAGCMVALATDLNPGSSFSASVPLLFALACIYMKLSPEEAVTAFTINSAAAIDRADRIGSIDVGKQGDLVLLQFPSYKFLPYHVGMNIVDTVIKQGEVVVKNGETKS from the coding sequence ATGAAGAACCTGATTATTAAGAACGCATCGCAGGTGGTGACATGCAGCGGCTTCGCGGGTAAGCGAGGGCGCGAGATGAACGACCTGCATGTGATAGAAGGCGGGACGGTGGTCGTGACCGAAGGCCGCATCTCGCATGTGCTTCGCGCGGGTGAAGAACTGCCTGTTGAGAAGAAACGCTATACCGTCATCGACGCCACGGGCAAGGCCTTGCTGCCTGGCTTCGTCGATCCGCACACGCACTTCGTCTTCGGCGGATACCGCGAGGAGGAGTTCTCGTGGCGCATGCGCGGCGACAGCTATATGGAGATCATGAACCGCGGCGGCGGCATTGTCAACACCACGCGGGCCACGCGTGAGGCATCGGAGGACGAGCTGTTCGAGGTTGGACGCCGCCGACTCGACGCCATGCTGCGCCTCGGCATCACCACCGTGGAGGGCAAGAGCGGCTACGGCCTCGATCGCGACACGGAGATGAAGCAGCTGCGCGTCATGCGTCGGCTGAACGAGGCGCACCCCGCCGACGTCGTCCCCACCTTCATGGGCGCCCACGCCACACCGGCCGAATGGAAGGGGCGCGAGGACGCGTTCATCGATTTCAACATCCGCGAGATGTTCCCGCTGGTTGCTAAGGAAGGGTTGGCCGAGTTTGCCGACATCTTCTGCGAGAAGGACGTCTTCACCATCGAGCAATCGCGGCGTTACCTGCAGGCCGCTCGCGAGCAAGGCTTCAAGCTGAAGATCCATGCTGACGAGATCGTGCAGTTTGGCGGCGCCGAACTGGCAGGCGAGCTACACTGCATCTCTGCCGACCACCTGCTGCAAGCCTCCGACGCGGGCATCCGCGCGATGGCCGACGCTGGCGTAGTAGCCACATTGCTTCCGCTTACGGCCTTCTCGCTTCGGGAGACATTCGCCCGCGGTCGGGAGATGATCGACGCCGGTTGCATGGTGGCACTGGCCACGGACCTCAATCCGGGCAGCTCCTTCTCCGCGTCCGTCCCGCTGCTGTTCGCGCTGGCATGCATCTATATGAAGCTATCGCCCGAGGAGGCCGTTACAGCCTTCACCATCAACAGCGCCGCGGCCATCGACCGTGCCGACCGCATCGGTTCGATCGACGTCGGCAAGCAGGGCGACCTCGTGCTGCTGCAATTCCCGTCGTACAAGTTCTTGCCCTATCACGTGGGTATGAACATCGTCGACACGGTGATCAAGCAGGGAGAGGTGGTCGTAAAGAACGGAGAAACTAAAAGCTAA
- the cobU gene encoding bifunctional adenosylcobinamide kinase/adenosylcobinamide-phosphate guanylyltransferase gives MTHITLITGGQRSGKSSYAERVALSLSARPVYMATARVWDDEFRRRVERHQASRGPQWTNIEEEKALSRHDVAGRVVVVDCVTLWCTNFFFDLDSDVKAALAAAREEFDRLTAQDATFLFVTNEIGLGGVSENKIQRRFTDLQGWMNQYIAERADEVVLMVSGIPVKVK, from the coding sequence ATGACACATATTACATTGATCACAGGCGGACAACGGTCCGGGAAAAGCAGTTACGCAGAGCGGGTGGCGCTATCGCTGTCCGCTCGTCCTGTTTATATGGCCACGGCGCGCGTGTGGGACGATGAGTTCCGCCGGCGGGTGGAGCGACATCAGGCCTCGCGCGGGCCACAGTGGACGAATATCGAAGAGGAAAAGGCGCTCAGTCGGCACGATGTCGCGGGGCGCGTCGTCGTTGTGGACTGCGTCACGCTTTGGTGCACCAACTTCTTTTTCGACCTCGATTCCGACGTCAAGGCCGCCCTGGCCGCCGCCCGCGAGGAGTTCGACCGGCTCACGGCGCAAGACGCCACCTTCCTCTTCGTCACCAACGAGATCGGCCTTGGCGGCGTGTCAGAAAACAAGATCCAACGCCGCTTCACCGATCTGCAAGGCTGGATGAACCAATACATCGCCGAGCGGGCCGACGAGGTGGTCCTCATGGTCAGCGGCATCCCCGTGAAGGTGAAATAA
- the ftcD gene encoding glutamate formimidoyltransferase, giving the protein MNKIMECVPNFSEGRDKEKIEKIVDCFRGKDNVKLLDYSNDEDHNRLVVTVVGEPKPLRDAVLEAIGKAVQLIDLNKHSGQHPRMGAVDVVPFIPIKNATTEEAVALSKEVAAQVAERYGVPVFLYEKSATAPHRENLAAIRKGEFEGMAEKIKQPEWKPDFGPAERHPTAGTVAIGARMPLVAYNVNLNTANLSIADAIAKKVRFLGGGLRFCKAMGVELKDRGIVQVSMNLTDFTRTAVYRAHEMVRMEAQRYGVSVVGAEVIGLVPMKALIDCAEYYLGIENFSMDQVLESRIME; this is encoded by the coding sequence ATGAACAAAATCATGGAGTGCGTCCCCAACTTTAGCGAGGGACGCGACAAAGAGAAAATCGAGAAAATCGTGGATTGCTTCCGCGGTAAGGACAATGTGAAACTGCTGGACTACAGCAATGATGAGGATCATAACCGCCTCGTCGTGACCGTGGTCGGAGAGCCGAAGCCGCTACGTGACGCGGTGCTCGAGGCTATCGGCAAGGCCGTCCAGCTGATCGACCTGAACAAGCACTCGGGGCAGCACCCGCGCATGGGCGCTGTCGACGTGGTGCCGTTCATTCCGATCAAGAACGCGACGACCGAAGAGGCCGTCGCCCTCTCCAAAGAAGTGGCCGCACAGGTGGCTGAGCGCTACGGAGTGCCCGTCTTCCTGTATGAGAAGTCGGCCACCGCACCGCACCGCGAGAACCTCGCTGCCATCCGCAAAGGCGAGTTCGAAGGCATGGCCGAGAAGATCAAGCAGCCCGAGTGGAAGCCCGACTTCGGCCCCGCTGAGCGTCACCCGACGGCCGGCACCGTGGCCATCGGCGCACGTATGCCGCTCGTGGCTTACAACGTGAACCTCAACACGGCCAACCTCTCCATCGCCGACGCTATCGCCAAGAAGGTGCGCTTCCTCGGCGGCGGTCTGCGCTTCTGTAAGGCCATGGGCGTGGAGCTGAAAGACCGTGGCATCGTGCAGGTGTCGATGAACCTGACCGACTTCACGCGGACAGCCGTCTACCGTGCCCACGAGATGGTGCGCATGGAGGCCCAGCGCTACGGCGTGAGCGTGGTCGGCGCCGAGGTGATCGGCCTCGTGCCCATGAAGGCGCTCATCGACTGTGCGGAGTATTACCTCGGCATCGAAAACTTCTCGATGGATCAGGTGCTCGAGTCGCGCATCATGGAGTAA
- a CDS encoding four helix bundle protein, translated as MRDNVLQSKSYAFAIRIIRLVQYLEREKREFVLSNQVKRSGTAIGASIREAEFSESRLDFIHKMRISLKEANETMYWLSLLLDTGYINKRMAASIMGDCRELLAMLVSTVKTAKRNMQQ; from the coding sequence ATGAGGGACAATGTCTTGCAATCGAAGAGTTATGCCTTTGCAATCAGGATTATCCGACTTGTCCAGTATCTCGAACGTGAAAAGAGAGAGTTTGTCTTGAGCAATCAGGTAAAAAGAAGCGGTACAGCCATCGGGGCTTCCATTCGGGAGGCTGAGTTCAGTGAGAGCCGGTTGGATTTCATCCATAAGATGAGAATCTCTCTGAAGGAGGCGAACGAGACAATGTATTGGCTGTCGCTGCTTTTGGATACTGGCTATATAAACAAACGCATGGCCGCATCCATAATGGGAGATTGTCGAGAGCTTTTGGCAATGTTGGTGTCAACCGTGAAGACTGCGAAGAGAAACATGCAGCAATAG
- a CDS encoding ClbS/DfsB family four-helix bundle protein codes for MARPTTKTDLILAANGQFEKMWKLIDRMSDDQQQATFADEMATAGKEAHWGRDKNLRDVLVHLYEWHRLLVDWINANRSGERRSFLPAPYNWKTYPAMNVEFWKMHQQTPLADAKAWLKESHREVMTLIEAFTNDELFAKGTFDWTGSSTLGAYCISATSSHYDWAMKKIKLHIKTSKV; via the coding sequence ATGGCACGGCCAACAACAAAAACAGATTTAATCCTTGCTGCCAACGGACAGTTTGAGAAGATGTGGAAACTCATCGACAGGATGAGCGACGACCAACAGCAGGCCACGTTTGCTGACGAAATGGCTACGGCAGGCAAGGAGGCTCATTGGGGCAGGGATAAGAATCTGCGCGACGTGCTCGTTCATCTTTATGAATGGCATCGATTGTTGGTCGATTGGATCAACGCGAACCGTAGCGGCGAACGTCGATCGTTCCTACCCGCGCCGTACAACTGGAAGACGTACCCGGCGATGAATGTGGAGTTTTGGAAGATGCACCAGCAGACACCGCTGGCGGATGCAAAGGCATGGTTGAAAGAAAGCCATCGGGAGGTCATGACGCTGATCGAGGCTTTCACCAACGACGAACTCTTTGCAAAGGGCACGTTCGATTGGACGGGCTCGTCTACACTCGGCGCCTATTGTATTTCGGCCACTTCGAGCCACTACGATTGGGCGATGAAGAAGATCAAGTTGCACATCAAAACGAGCAAAGTCTGA
- the hutH gene encoding histidine ammonia-lyase, with amino-acid sequence MKNVYQIGSGELTFEIIERIINENLKLELAPEARERIQKCRDYLDAKIASSPDPLYGITTGFGSLCNKNISLDELGALQENLIKSHACSVGEEIQPVVVKLMMLLKAHALSLGHSGVQVITVQRILDFFNNDVMPIVYDRGSLGASGDLAPLANLFLPLIGVGDVYYKGKKCEAISVLDEFGWSPVKLMSKEGLALLNGTQFMSANGVFALLRAFRLSKKADLIAALSLEAFDGRIEPFMDCLHRIRPHKGQIETGEAFRRLLEGSEIIAQPKKHVQDPYSFRCVPQVHGATKDTIRYVASVLLTEINSVTDNPTIFPDEDMIISGGNFHGQPLAVAYDFLAIGLAELGNISERRVAQLIMGLRGLPEFLVANPGLNSGFMIPQYAAASMVNQNKMYCFSASSDSIVSSNGQEDHVSMGANAATKLYKVMNNLELILAIELMNAAQGIEFRRPLKTSPVLEQVLHDYRKEVPFIGDDVVMYKEIHKTVAFLKRMKVDNL; translated from the coding sequence GTGAAGAATGTATATCAGATCGGCTCCGGCGAGCTGACGTTCGAGATCATCGAACGCATCATCAACGAGAACTTGAAGCTGGAGCTGGCTCCCGAGGCGCGCGAACGCATCCAGAAATGCCGCGACTACTTAGACGCCAAGATCGCCTCTTCGCCCGACCCACTCTACGGTATCACCACCGGCTTCGGGTCGCTCTGCAACAAGAACATCTCGCTCGACGAACTGGGCGCACTTCAGGAAAACCTGATCAAGAGTCACGCCTGCAGTGTAGGCGAGGAGATTCAGCCCGTCGTAGTCAAGCTGATGATGCTGCTCAAGGCCCACGCCCTGTCGCTGGGTCACAGTGGCGTGCAGGTGATCACCGTGCAGCGTATCCTCGACTTCTTCAACAACGACGTCATGCCTATCGTCTACGACCGCGGCTCGCTGGGTGCCTCGGGCGACTTGGCCCCGCTGGCCAACCTCTTCCTGCCGCTCATCGGCGTCGGCGACGTCTATTATAAAGGCAAGAAGTGCGAGGCCATCAGTGTGCTCGACGAGTTTGGCTGGTCGCCTGTTAAGCTGATGAGCAAAGAGGGCTTGGCCCTGCTCAACGGCACACAATTCATGAGCGCCAACGGCGTCTTTGCCCTCCTGCGCGCCTTCCGCCTCTCGAAGAAGGCCGACCTCATCGCCGCCCTTTCGCTCGAGGCCTTCGACGGCCGCATCGAGCCCTTCATGGACTGCCTGCACCGTATCCGCCCGCACAAGGGCCAGATCGAGACGGGCGAGGCTTTCCGCCGTCTGCTCGAGGGCAGCGAGATCATCGCCCAGCCCAAGAAGCATGTGCAGGATCCGTACTCGTTCCGTTGTGTGCCGCAGGTGCATGGGGCCACGAAGGACACGATCCGCTATGTCGCCTCTGTGCTCCTGACCGAGATCAACTCCGTGACGGACAACCCGACCATCTTCCCAGACGAGGACATGATCATCTCCGGTGGCAACTTCCACGGGCAACCGCTGGCCGTAGCCTACGACTTCCTTGCCATCGGGCTGGCTGAGCTGGGCAACATCTCCGAACGACGCGTGGCGCAGCTCATCATGGGCTTGCGCGGGCTGCCTGAGTTCCTCGTGGCCAACCCGGGTCTGAACTCTGGCTTCATGATCCCGCAATACGCTGCGGCGTCGATGGTGAACCAGAACAAGATGTACTGTTTCTCGGCTTCGAGCGACTCCATCGTCTCGTCGAACGGGCAGGAGGACCACGTCAGCATGGGCGCCAACGCCGCCACGAAGCTCTATAAGGTGATGAACAACCTGGAGCTGATCCTGGCCATCGAGTTGATGAACGCCGCGCAGGGCATCGAGTTCCGCCGACCGCTGAAGACGTCGCCCGTACTGGAGCAAGTGCTGCATGACTATCGCAAGGAGGTGCCCTTCATCGGCGATGATGTGGTGATGTACAAAGAGATCCACAAGACGGTCGCCTTCCTCAAGCGGATGAAGGTGGACAATCTGTAA
- a CDS encoding urocanate hydratase, translating into MNTFLGNTLPDYPAFVEGIRRAPDRGYTLTPAQTATALKNALRYIPTEFHAQLAPEFMEELRTRGRIYGYRFRPAGDLKAKPIDAYKGKCIEGKAFQVMIDNNLCFDIALYPYELVTYGETGQVCQNWMQYNLIKRYLEELTQDQTLVIESGHPLGLFRSHPEAPRVIITNAMMIGQFDNLHDWHIAMQMGVANYGQMTAGGWMYIGPQGIVHGTFNTLLNAGRMKLGVPQDGDLRGHLFVSSGLGGMSGAQPKAAEIAGATAIIAEVDASRIETRHSQGWVGHVAESVAEAFRMAREAMDRREPCSIAYHGNVVDLLEYAERENILIELLSDQTSCHAVYEGGYCPVGISFEERTRMLREEPEAFRELVDKSLRRHFEVIRKLVARGSYFFDYGNSFMKAIYDAGVKEISRNGVDEKDGFIWPSYVEDIMGPELFDYGYGPFRWVCLSGKHEDLIKTDHAAMECIDPTRRGQDMDNYNWIRDAEKNQLVVGTQARILYQDAEGRMNIALRFNEMVRNGEVGPIMLGRDHHDVSGTDSPFRETSNIKDGSNVMADMAVQCFAGNCARGMSLVALHNGGGVGIGKAINGGFGMVCDGSERVDRILRSAMLWDVMGGVARRSWSRNPNAMSTVREFNHAHADGYQITEPFVADDQIIEQAMKA; encoded by the coding sequence ATGAACACTTTCCTTGGAAACACGCTGCCGGATTACCCCGCCTTCGTGGAGGGAATCCGCCGCGCTCCAGACCGCGGGTACACGCTTACCCCGGCGCAAACAGCCACCGCGCTGAAGAACGCCTTGCGCTACATCCCCACCGAATTTCACGCCCAGCTGGCCCCCGAATTCATGGAAGAACTCCGCACGCGCGGACGCATCTATGGCTATCGTTTCCGTCCGGCGGGCGACCTGAAGGCCAAGCCCATCGACGCCTACAAGGGCAAATGCATCGAGGGGAAAGCCTTCCAGGTGATGATCGACAACAACCTCTGCTTTGACATCGCGCTCTACCCGTATGAATTAGTGACGTACGGCGAGACGGGGCAGGTGTGCCAGAACTGGATGCAGTATAACCTCATCAAGCGCTACTTAGAAGAGCTGACCCAAGATCAGACGCTCGTCATCGAGTCTGGCCACCCGCTCGGCCTCTTTCGTTCGCACCCCGAAGCACCGCGCGTGATCATCACCAACGCCATGATGATTGGGCAGTTTGACAACCTGCACGACTGGCACATCGCCATGCAAATGGGCGTGGCTAACTACGGACAGATGACGGCCGGCGGATGGATGTACATCGGGCCGCAGGGCATCGTGCACGGCACGTTCAACACGCTCCTCAACGCCGGCCGTATGAAACTCGGTGTGCCGCAAGACGGCGACCTACGCGGCCATCTCTTCGTCTCCTCCGGCCTCGGCGGTATGAGTGGCGCACAGCCCAAGGCAGCCGAGATAGCCGGTGCTACGGCCATCATCGCCGAGGTAGACGCCTCACGTATTGAGACGCGCCACAGTCAGGGTTGGGTGGGGCACGTGGCCGAGAGCGTCGCCGAAGCCTTCCGTATGGCCCGCGAGGCGATGGATCGGCGGGAGCCCTGCTCGATCGCCTATCACGGCAATGTGGTCGACCTACTCGAGTATGCCGAGCGTGAGAACATCCTTATCGAGTTGCTCTCCGACCAGACCTCCTGCCATGCCGTTTACGAGGGCGGCTACTGCCCCGTTGGTATCAGCTTCGAGGAGCGTACCCGCATGCTGCGCGAAGAGCCGGAAGCCTTCCGCGAACTTGTCGATAAGTCGCTGCGCCGACATTTCGAGGTGATCCGTAAGCTCGTGGCTCGCGGCTCCTACTTCTTCGATTACGGAAACTCCTTCATGAAGGCCATCTACGATGCCGGCGTGAAGGAGATTTCGCGTAATGGGGTGGACGAAAAAGATGGCTTCATCTGGCCCAGCTACGTGGAGGACATCATGGGCCCCGAGCTGTTCGACTATGGTTACGGACCCTTCCGTTGGGTCTGCCTGAGCGGCAAACACGAGGATCTGATCAAGACGGATCACGCGGCGATGGAATGCATCGACCCGACCCGCCGCGGGCAGGACATGGACAACTACAACTGGATCCGAGACGCAGAGAAGAACCAGCTCGTGGTCGGTACCCAAGCGCGCATCCTCTATCAAGACGCCGAAGGCCGGATGAACATCGCGCTCCGATTCAACGAGATGGTGCGCAACGGCGAGGTCGGCCCGATCATGCTCGGCCGCGACCACCACGACGTTAGTGGCACGGACTCGCCCTTCCGCGAGACTTCGAACATCAAGGACGGCAGCAACGTGATGGCCGACATGGCCGTGCAATGCTTCGCCGGCAACTGTGCCCGCGGCATGAGCCTCGTGGCGCTGCATAACGGCGGCGGCGTGGGCATCGGTAAGGCTATCAATGGTGGCTTCGGCATGGTCTGCGACGGCAGCGAGCGCGTTGATCGCATCTTGCGTTCGGCCATGTTGTGGGACGTGATGGGCGGCGTAGCACGTCGTTCGTGGTCCCGCAATCCGAACGCGATGAGCACCGTCCGCGAGTTCAACCACGCCCACGCCGATGGCTACCAAATCACCGAGCCCTTCGTGGCCGATGATCAGATCATAGAACAGGCGATGAAGGCGTAA